One Lutzomyia longipalpis isolate SR_M1_2022 chromosome 4, ASM2433408v1 DNA segment encodes these proteins:
- the LOC129796681 gene encoding neuropeptide-like protein 32, with protein sequence MKVLLCLCVAIAVVQSVPVPKDAAKIEAPAKFAPVAKTEDHAGEEEVDLQPAEQFFGGWGGGWGGGSSGGWGGGGSYERGGWGGGGWGGGGWGGDYGGGWGGGYSGGNDYWG encoded by the exons atGAAGGTACTTTTGTGTCTCTGTGTTGCCATTGCGGTGGTGCAAAGTGTTCCAGTTCCAAAGGATGCAGCAAAGATAGAAGCTCCGGCCAAATTTGCACCAGTTGCG AAAACCGAGGACCATGCTGGTGAGGAAGAGGTTGATTTGCAGCCAGCGGAACAATTCTTCGGCGGCTGGGGAGGTGGATGGGGTGGCGGTAGCTCTGGTGGATGGGGAG GTGGTGGTAGCTATGAGAGGGGCGGTTGGGGCGGCGGCGGTTGGGGAGGTGGAGGCTGGGGAGGTGACTATGGCGGTGGCTGGGGAGGCGGATATTCTGGCGGCAATGATTACTGGGGCTAA
- the LOC129796693 gene encoding uncharacterized protein LOC129796693, with protein MSVTKYFAEEKIWRSPTEHTWMFSEKANLGRIILEVLNRHSPKVIQISDDSGVRMTNREIASDAEKIAVGLHQRGAKQGDVVGFVARNGSYLTTALIACFYLDLPINALDVTQNEDEIYSIFRITKPKFIFCDDDMVYVAHKILKRLQSSADIVVIGNDMSGDVNIEELMQEGDSDDMKKKIYEESLKDIESKYQIIVCSSGTTGSPKAVALPYHSAIRRHWFTDINSDPSHVFFSFCPPFWSLFFVNLLTCLLSGVVRVITTAPFSPEIYVNIVEKYKVTHTLISPIYLNSALESTRITPKSFLSLRTILCIGSLTTDDLVRKLGIYALHGKLFIAYGMSELGSIANYLYEPPKKVCVGILAPGNESVVIAENGDRLGPGETGELCFRTPHQMIEYIENPEATKNSFTNDGFFRTGDLGFYSHDGFLHIVGRCKDLIKYFMSHVSCSEIEKVIKTLPGVRDATVVGISDATCYQLPAAVVARRKNFTISANDIYEIVAKNLPDSHKLRGGIYFVDDIQVTSTGKHKKREIEKYATKMFEMLKSNNDYKSA; from the exons ATGTCGGTTACAAAGTATTTtgctgaagagaaaatatggCGGAGTCCTACGGAACATACTTGGATGTTCAGTGAGAAAGCAAACTTAGGACGAATTATTCTGGAAGTCCTTAATCGCCATTCACCGAAAGTTATTCAAATTAGTGATGATAGTGGCGTTCGAATGACCAACCGTGAGATTGCTTCAGATGCCGAGAAGATTGCTGTGGGGCTGCATCAGAGGGGTGCCAAACAGGGGGATGTTGTGGGATTTGTAGCTCGAAATGGAAGTTACCTGACGACAGCTCTAATTGCCTGTTTCTACCTTGATTTACCAATAAACGCATTGGATGTTACGCAGAATGAAG atgaaatttattccattttccgAATTACAAAacccaaatttattttttgtgacgACGACATGGTCTATGTTGCGCATAAAATACTGAAGAGACTTCAAAGTTCCGCAGATATTGTAGTAATTGGTAATGATATGAGTGGTGATGTTAATATTGAGGAATTAATGCAGGAAGGTGATTCAGATGACATGAAAAA gaaaatctaTGAAGAATCTCTAAAGGATATTGAATCTAAATACCAAATAATTGTTTGCTCATCTGGAACAACTGGATCACCTAAGGCTGTAGCTCTGCCATATCATTCTGCAATACGCCGGCATTGGTTTACGGACATAAATTCCGATCCTTCTCACGTTTTCTTCAGCTTTTGTCCACCTTTTTG GTCCCTTTTCTTTGTTAATCTTCTAACATGCCTGCTATCAGGAGTTGTTCGGGTTATAACAACGGCTCCCTTTAGTCCTGAAATCTACGTTAATATTGTTGAAAAGTATAAAGTTACGCACACCTTGATATCCCCAATCTACCTCAACAGTGCTCTTGAGTCCACAAGAATTACTCCAAAGAGTTTTTTATCCTTGAGAACTATCCTGTGTATTGGGAGTCTTACAACAGATGATCTGGTAAGGAAATTAGGGATCTACGCTCTGCATGGGAAGCTGTTCATTGCCTATGGAATGTCTGAACTTGGTTCAATTGCAAACTACCTGTATGAGCCACCAAAGAAAGTTTGTGTTGGGATTTTGGCACCTGGGAATGAAAGTGTCGTCATAGCTGAGAATGGAGACAGGCTAGGACCAGGAGAGACTGGAGAGCTCTGCTTCCGAACTCCTCATCAAATGATT GAATACATTGAAAATCCCGAAGCaacaaagaattcttttacaaatgACGGATTCTTCCGTACGGGAGATCTTGGCTTCTACAGCCACGATGGGTTCTTGCACATTGTTGGAAGGTGCAAGGATCTCATTAAATACTTCATGTCCCACGTGTCATGTtcagaaattgaaaaagtcATCAAGACCCTTCCCGGTGTGCGCGATGCGACAGTTGTGGGTATTTCCGATGCAACATGCTACCAACTTCCGGCTGCCGTTGTTGCACGAAGGAAGAACTTTACAATCAGTGCAAAtgatatttatgaaattgttGCAAAGAACCTCCCTGATAGTCATAAACTTCGTGGAGGTATTTACTTTGTTGATGATATCCAGGTGACATCCACGGGGAAGCACaagaagagagaaattgaGAAGTATGCCACAAAGATGTTTGAAATGCTCAAAAGTAATAATGATTATAAATCTGCTtga